One Mya arenaria isolate MELC-2E11 chromosome 7, ASM2691426v1 genomic window carries:
- the LOC128241523 gene encoding nicotinamidase-like isoform X4 has translation MYMESVMLAILLVLSAVGPALSNLALIIIDVQNCFLSGGTLAVENGDDVISVIQHIRLKYKDQISLTVFTQDWHCADHVSFASQHVGKQPFTAIDLLYTDNGTLCPVNSSCDSTHNISQTLWPDHCVINTTDAQLSSQLEQHPGDIVVKKGYHCQVDSYSGFFDNGGFSHTELDSLLRQRKITRLLVTGLALDFCVYYTSKDGQALGYETYTVADACRPVRKDNVDSVLQDLRTKGAGCSKPQLNLTYLHQRPLASFQYLQVQH, from the exons ATGTATATGGAGAGTGTCAT GTTGGCCATATTACTGGTGTTGTCGGCCGTCGGTCCTGCCCTGTCCAACCTGGCTTTGATTATTATCGACGTTCAG AACTGTTTCCTCTCAGGTGGTACACTAGCAGTCGAAAACGGcgatgacgtcatttccgtaATACAGCACATCCGGCTGAAGTATAAGGACCAAATTTCCTTGACGGTGTTCACGCAAGATTGGCATTGTGCTGATCACGTGTCATTCGCTTCACAACATGTGGGAAAACAACCGTTTACAGCCATCGATCTGCTGTACACAGATAATG GGACACTATGCCCAGTCAATAGCAGCTGCGACTCCACTCATAATATTAGTCAGACGCTGTGGCCGGACCATTGCGTTATAAATACGACAGACGCACAGCTTAGTTCACAGTTGGAACAACATCCAGGAGATATCGTTGTCAAAAAAGGTTATCACTGCCAG GTCGACTCGTACTCGGGTTTCTTCGACAATGGCGGGTTTTCGCACACAGAGCTTGACAGTCTCCTTAGGCAGCGTAAAATCACTCGTCTCCTGGTGACCGGCCTCGCGCTAGACTTCTGTGTCTACTATACCTCCAAGGACGGACAGGCGCTGG GTTATGAGACGTACACAGTGGCTGATGCCTGTCGACCTGTCAGAAAAGATAACGTGGACAGTGTTCTCCAAGACCTTAGAACAAAAG GGGCCGGTTGCTCAAAACCtcaattaaatttaaca
- the LOC128241523 gene encoding nicotinamidase-like isoform X2, with protein MYMESVMLAILLVLSAVGPALSNLALIIIDVQNCFLSGGTLAVENGDDVISVIQHIRLKYKDQISLTVFTQDWHCADHVSFASQHVGKQPFTAIDLLYTDNGTLCPVNSSCDSTHNISQTLWPDHCVINTTDAQLSSQLEQHPGDIVVKKGYHCQVDSYSGFFDNGGFSHTELDSLLRQRKITRLLVTGLALDFCVYYTSKDGQALGYETYTVADACRPVRKDNVDSVLQDLRTKGVHVITSADLDDVISGSTVPSVYWSLIFCIILSISLYITE; from the exons ATGTATATGGAGAGTGTCAT GTTGGCCATATTACTGGTGTTGTCGGCCGTCGGTCCTGCCCTGTCCAACCTGGCTTTGATTATTATCGACGTTCAG AACTGTTTCCTCTCAGGTGGTACACTAGCAGTCGAAAACGGcgatgacgtcatttccgtaATACAGCACATCCGGCTGAAGTATAAGGACCAAATTTCCTTGACGGTGTTCACGCAAGATTGGCATTGTGCTGATCACGTGTCATTCGCTTCACAACATGTGGGAAAACAACCGTTTACAGCCATCGATCTGCTGTACACAGATAATG GGACACTATGCCCAGTCAATAGCAGCTGCGACTCCACTCATAATATTAGTCAGACGCTGTGGCCGGACCATTGCGTTATAAATACGACAGACGCACAGCTTAGTTCACAGTTGGAACAACATCCAGGAGATATCGTTGTCAAAAAAGGTTATCACTGCCAG GTCGACTCGTACTCGGGTTTCTTCGACAATGGCGGGTTTTCGCACACAGAGCTTGACAGTCTCCTTAGGCAGCGTAAAATCACTCGTCTCCTGGTGACCGGCCTCGCGCTAGACTTCTGTGTCTACTATACCTCCAAGGACGGACAGGCGCTGG GTTATGAGACGTACACAGTGGCTGATGCCTGTCGACCTGTCAGAAAAGATAACGTGGACAGTGTTCTCCAAGACCTTAGAACAAAAG GTGTCCATGTGATTACGTCGGCTGATCTTGATGACGTCATTTCTGGGTCAACTGTTCCCTCAGTGTATTGGTCGCTGATATTCTGTATTATATTGTCGATTTCTTTGTATATAACTGAATAA
- the LOC128241523 gene encoding nicotinamidase-like isoform X6: MYMESVMLAILLVLSAVGPALSNLALIIIDVQNCFLSGGTLAVENGDDVISVIQHIRLKYKDQISLTVFTQDWHCADHVSFASQHVGKQPFTAIDLLYTDNGTLCPVNSSCDSTHNISQTLWPDHCVINTTDAQLSSQLEQHPGDIVVKKGYHCQVDSYSGFFDNGGFSHTELDSLLRQRKITRLLVTGLALDFCVYYTSKDGQALGYETYTVADACRPVRKDNVDSVLQDLRTKGAGCSKPQLNLT, translated from the exons ATGTATATGGAGAGTGTCAT GTTGGCCATATTACTGGTGTTGTCGGCCGTCGGTCCTGCCCTGTCCAACCTGGCTTTGATTATTATCGACGTTCAG AACTGTTTCCTCTCAGGTGGTACACTAGCAGTCGAAAACGGcgatgacgtcatttccgtaATACAGCACATCCGGCTGAAGTATAAGGACCAAATTTCCTTGACGGTGTTCACGCAAGATTGGCATTGTGCTGATCACGTGTCATTCGCTTCACAACATGTGGGAAAACAACCGTTTACAGCCATCGATCTGCTGTACACAGATAATG GGACACTATGCCCAGTCAATAGCAGCTGCGACTCCACTCATAATATTAGTCAGACGCTGTGGCCGGACCATTGCGTTATAAATACGACAGACGCACAGCTTAGTTCACAGTTGGAACAACATCCAGGAGATATCGTTGTCAAAAAAGGTTATCACTGCCAG GTCGACTCGTACTCGGGTTTCTTCGACAATGGCGGGTTTTCGCACACAGAGCTTGACAGTCTCCTTAGGCAGCGTAAAATCACTCGTCTCCTGGTGACCGGCCTCGCGCTAGACTTCTGTGTCTACTATACCTCCAAGGACGGACAGGCGCTGG GTTATGAGACGTACACAGTGGCTGATGCCTGTCGACCTGTCAGAAAAGATAACGTGGACAGTGTTCTCCAAGACCTTAGAACAAAAG GGGCCGGTTGCTCAAAACCtcaattaaatttaaca TGA
- the LOC128241523 gene encoding uncharacterized protein LOC128241523 isoform X5 has protein sequence MILKNKKRRKKTNFTASETLIIEECMGDFETREMLTNKFTDKISNEKKKRKWEEIGVKCSALGCAVRTGDEISVKWQNMRKNAKAEITSERLQRRESGRGTDTLKNATDQANRIVSIHADASFNGVIGGMDSDEPDGLSFIPNLTDEEDAESESLRSSKLPPPSKIMMAAQPTAGPSKSSYQEHKQERVVKRRKTKAEELIDWQIIYFQNQVELAQQEKEINRVKLRVMEKYEKKLDTEEIDGFIRTTFFES, from the exons ATgatactgaaaaacaaaaaaaggagaaaaaaaactaatttcacAGCTAGTGAAACTTTGATTATAGAGGAATGTATGGGAGACTTTGAGACGAGGGAAATGCTGACTAAcaaatttacagataaaatttctaatgagaaaaagaaaagaaaatgggAAGAAATAGGTGTCAAATGTTCTGCCCTGGGGTGTGCTGTTCGGACTGGCGATGAAATCAGTGTTAAATGGCAGAACATGCGAAAAAATGCCAAGGCTGAGATAACAAG TGAAAGGCTCCAGCGGAGAGAGAGTGGGCGGGGTACTGACACGCTAAAGAATGCTACAGATCAAGCCAATAGAATTGTATCTATACATGCTGATGCCAGTTTCAATGGAGTTATAGGTGGAATGGACTCTGATGAGCCAG ATGGTCTTTCGTTTATACCAAATTTAACAGATGAAGAAGATGCGGAGAGTGAAAGCCTTAGGTCATCAAAGTTACCCCCGCCATCCAAGATCATGATGGCGGCACAGCCTACTGCAGGACCATCAAAGAGCAGTTACCAAGAACACAAACAGGAACGTGT TGTCAAGAGAAGGAAGACCAAAGCAGAGGAACTCATTGATTGGCAAATTATATACTTTCAAAATCAGGTGGAATTGGCACAGCAAGAG aagGAAATCAATCGGGTGAAGCTGAGAGtgatggaaaaatatgaaaaaaaacttgatacAGAGGAAATAGACGGATTCATCCGGACAACCTTCTTCGAgagttaa
- the LOC128241525 gene encoding putative nuclease HARBI1, whose protein sequence is MYARYRYTNGGIDYLEDLLKESLERTTRRNRALTVRQMILITLRFFATGAFFNIIGDSMGYHKCTVSRVVAQVTEAICGHIHQFVMWPDANARAWNMTEFFKKAGFPNVVGCVDGTHIRIQAPSEDEPAFVNRKGFHSINMQAVCDIKGKFTSVNASWPGSCHDAHVFRTSGLAAKLTIEHVAFSDGVLLGDSGYASDQKRHAR, encoded by the exons ATGTATGCCAGATACAGATATACGAATGGTGGAATAGATTATCTAGAGGATTTGCTGAAGGAATCGCTGGAAAGAACGACAAGAAGAAACAGAGCACTTACTGTTAGACAGATGATTCTGATTACGTTGCGCTTCTTCGCCACAGGAgcattttttaacatcattgGTGATAGCATGGGCTACCACAAGTGCACTGTGTCACGTGTTGTAGCCCAAGTAACAGAAGCAATTTGTGGTCACATACATCAGTTTGTGATGTGGCCTGATGCCAATGCTCGAGCATGGAATATGACAGAATTTTTTAAGAAAGCTGGTTTCCCGAATGTTGTTGGATGTGTAGACGGAACACATATCCGAATCCAGGCGCCATCCGAAGACGAACCAGCCTTCGTGAATAGGAAAGGCTTCCATAGCATCAACATGCAGGCTGTATGTGACATCAAAG GAAAATTTACAAGTGTAAATGCAAGCTGGCCTGGGTCGTGCCACGACGCGCACGTCTTCAGAACGTCGGGATTGGCAGCCAAACTGACCATTGAACATGTGGCGTTTTCAGATGGTGTCCTTTTAGGAGACAGTGG aTACGCCTCAGACCAGAAAAGGCATGCAAGGTAG